One Qipengyuania aurantiaca genomic region harbors:
- the lipB gene encoding lipoyl(octanoyl) transferase LipB, with the protein MTAELPETIEYRREEGQIPYREALEAMDARNRAISAGEAKEQVWLLEHPPVYTAGTSADGAELLDPRFEVVEAGRGGRYTYHGPGQRIGYLMLDLKERGRDVRCFVHSVEGWVIATLGDLGVKSWRSEGRIGIWTRDVDGREAKIGAIGVRVRRWVTMHGFSVNIDPDLSHFAGIVPCGIEEFGVTSLAKLGLDIAPSEFDKALMNRAGDFLAALEGKACQLP; encoded by the coding sequence ATGACCGCTGAACTCCCCGAAACCATCGAATACCGCCGCGAGGAGGGGCAGATCCCCTATCGCGAGGCGCTGGAGGCCATGGATGCGCGCAACCGCGCCATTTCTGCCGGCGAAGCGAAAGAGCAGGTCTGGCTGCTCGAGCATCCCCCGGTCTACACCGCTGGGACCAGCGCGGACGGCGCCGAACTGCTCGACCCGCGTTTCGAAGTGGTCGAAGCAGGCCGCGGCGGGCGGTACACCTATCACGGGCCGGGCCAGCGGATCGGTTATCTCATGCTGGACCTCAAGGAGCGCGGGCGAGACGTGCGCTGTTTCGTCCATTCGGTGGAAGGCTGGGTCATCGCCACGCTGGGCGATCTCGGCGTGAAAAGCTGGCGCAGCGAGGGACGGATCGGCATCTGGACGCGCGACGTGGACGGGCGCGAGGCGAAAATCGGCGCGATCGGCGTGCGCGTGCGGCGCTGGGTGACGATGCACGGCTTCAGCGTGAACATCGATCCCGACCTCTCGCATTTCGCAGGGATCGTGCCCTGCGGCATCGAGGAATTCGGCGTGACGAGCCTTGCCAAGCTCGGCCTCGACATCGCGCCGTCCGAGTTCGATAAGGCGTTGATGAACCGCGCGGGCGATTTCCTCGCCGCGCTCGAAGGAAAGGCCTGCCAACTGCCATGA
- a CDS encoding alkene reductase yields the protein MHEKLFEPLTLGAIEAKNRIFMAPLTRGRSTQPGSVPNEMMATYYRQRAGAGLIISEATGISVEGLGWPAAPGIWSDAQTEGWKPVTEAVHEEGGKIVLQMWHMGRLVHPDFLGGNPPVSASATKAPGHAHTFEGRKDYEQARELSTDEIARVVEDYRHAAENAKKAGFDGVQLHGANGYLVDQFLRDSTNLREDDYGGSPENRTRFLREVLTALVDVWGADRVGVRLSPNGETQGCDDSDPPAIFGAAAKVVEDLGLAFLELREPGPEGTFGSTEVPKQSPLIRKTYSGPLILNSDYTPEQAVADIEADRCDAVSWGRDFISNPDLPERFRLGAPLQPNVNVPQSWYLPGPEGYIDYPMLTNTADIAAG from the coding sequence ATGCACGAAAAACTGTTCGAACCGCTCACCCTCGGCGCCATCGAGGCGAAGAACCGGATCTTCATGGCCCCGCTCACCCGTGGCCGCTCGACCCAGCCCGGCTCGGTCCCGAACGAGATGATGGCGACCTATTACCGCCAGCGCGCCGGTGCCGGCCTGATCATTTCCGAAGCCACCGGCATCAGCGTCGAAGGCCTTGGCTGGCCCGCCGCGCCGGGGATTTGGAGCGATGCGCAGACCGAAGGCTGGAAGCCGGTGACCGAAGCCGTTCACGAGGAAGGCGGCAAGATCGTCCTCCAGATGTGGCACATGGGCCGCCTCGTCCATCCCGATTTCCTCGGCGGCAATCCGCCGGTCTCGGCCAGCGCCACCAAGGCTCCCGGCCACGCGCATACCTTCGAAGGCCGCAAGGATTACGAACAGGCGCGCGAGCTTTCGACCGACGAGATCGCCCGCGTGGTCGAGGATTATCGCCACGCGGCCGAAAACGCCAAGAAGGCCGGTTTCGACGGCGTGCAGCTGCACGGCGCGAATGGCTATCTGGTCGACCAGTTCCTGCGCGACAGCACGAACTTGCGCGAAGACGACTACGGCGGCAGCCCCGAAAACCGCACGCGCTTCCTGCGCGAAGTCCTGACCGCGCTGGTCGATGTCTGGGGCGCGGACCGCGTGGGCGTGCGCCTCTCGCCCAATGGCGAAACGCAAGGCTGCGACGACAGCGACCCGCCCGCCATCTTCGGCGCAGCGGCGAAAGTGGTCGAGGACCTCGGCCTCGCCTTCCTCGAACTGCGCGAACCCGGACCCGAAGGCACCTTCGGTTCGACCGAAGTGCCCAAGCAGAGCCCGCTGATCCGCAAGACCTATTCGGGTCCGCTGATCCTCAACAGCGACTACACGCCCGAACAGGCCGTGGCCGATATCGAGGCCGACCGCTGCGATGCGGTGAGCTGGGGCCGCGATTTCATCTCCAACCCCGACCTGCCCGAACGCTTCCGTCTGGGCGCACCGCTGCAACCCAATGTAAACGTGCCGCAAAGCTGGTACCTGCCCGGCCCCGAAGGCTACATCGATTACCCGATGCTAACCAACACCGCCGATATTGCGGCGGGATGA
- a CDS encoding MBL fold metallo-hydrolase: MAGPPPKPWPTGEAMQLEPLVRRVLAPNPSPYTYTGTQSYIVGIGDGCAVIDPGPDEKEHLLALDAAIGEEHVCAIMCTHTHRDHSPAAKTLAARTGAPVVGCAPLVLDDSGPRADASFDRTYEPDRVMEDGEAMTGPGWTLRAVATPGHVSNHLCFALEESGAVFTGDHVMGWSTSVVVPPDGDMADYMASLEKLYAREQDTVYYPAHGEAIHKPRQLVRGMIGHRRQRENQILRHLAEGPHEAADFVPKMYKGLDERLHGAAKMSVTAHLIDLERRGIVRRSGDVWQMI; encoded by the coding sequence ATGGCAGGCCCTCCCCCCAAACCCTGGCCCACGGGCGAAGCGATGCAGCTGGAACCGCTGGTGCGGCGCGTTCTGGCGCCCAACCCCTCGCCCTATACCTATACCGGCACGCAGAGTTACATCGTCGGTATCGGCGATGGCTGCGCGGTGATCGATCCCGGCCCGGACGAAAAGGAGCACCTGCTCGCGCTCGATGCGGCTATTGGCGAGGAACACGTCTGCGCGATCATGTGCACGCACACCCATCGCGACCATTCGCCTGCTGCCAAGACTCTTGCGGCACGCACCGGCGCGCCCGTCGTCGGCTGCGCGCCCCTTGTGCTCGACGATAGCGGTCCCCGCGCCGATGCCAGTTTCGACCGGACCTACGAACCAGACCGGGTGATGGAGGATGGCGAGGCGATGACCGGCCCCGGCTGGACGCTGCGCGCCGTCGCGACGCCGGGCCATGTCTCGAACCATTTGTGCTTCGCCCTCGAAGAGAGCGGCGCGGTCTTTACCGGCGACCATGTGATGGGCTGGTCGACCAGCGTGGTTGTCCCGCCCGATGGCGACATGGCGGACTATATGGCCAGCCTCGAAAAGCTCTACGCGCGCGAGCAGGACACGGTCTATTACCCGGCCCATGGCGAGGCGATCCACAAGCCGCGCCAGCTGGTGCGCGGCATGATCGGCCACCGCCGCCAGCGCGAGAACCAGATCCTGCGCCACCTTGCCGAAGGCCCGCACGAGGCAGCCGATTTCGTGCCCAAGATGTACAAGGGTCTCGACGAGCGCCTGCACGGCGCGGCAAAAATGTCGGTCACCGCCCATCTTATCGATCTGGAACGCCGCGGCATCGTGCGGCGTTCTGGCGATGTATGGCAGATGATCTGA
- a CDS encoding HpcH/HpaI aldolase/citrate lyase family protein, translated as MRSWLLVPADKERALQDAALGGADVVVLDMARAASEEAKLHTRLATRNWLMSHREQVTASRKMARWVRVGPMASPQWRSDLEAALEGAPDGVLLAECTNVEEVKNLAAALYEIEGRIGLRANTTRIVPELGSNPVAALALRAFAEELHPRVSGLAWDSTALARSLGARRMRGPGGLWTDPLAMVRAQVLLAAHAQGLDVLEAPFRDRRDDEGAARAYSAARADGFTGMLAIHPSQVEGINAAFAPTSEEIAEAREIVGLFALAHEGSQVAFRGRFIGAKELAKAKALLGED; from the coding sequence ATGCGCTCGTGGCTTTTGGTCCCGGCGGACAAGGAAAGGGCCCTTCAGGACGCCGCGCTGGGCGGGGCGGACGTGGTCGTGCTCGACATGGCGCGCGCCGCCAGCGAGGAGGCCAAGCTCCACACGCGGCTGGCCACGCGCAACTGGCTGATGTCGCACCGCGAGCAGGTCACCGCCTCGCGCAAGATGGCGCGCTGGGTGCGCGTGGGGCCGATGGCCAGCCCGCAATGGCGCAGCGATCTCGAGGCGGCGCTGGAAGGCGCGCCGGACGGCGTGCTGCTAGCCGAATGCACCAATGTCGAGGAGGTAAAGAACCTCGCCGCCGCGCTCTATGAAATCGAGGGCCGTATAGGCCTGCGCGCCAACACCACGCGGATCGTGCCCGAACTGGGCTCCAACCCGGTAGCAGCGCTGGCCCTGCGCGCCTTTGCCGAGGAACTGCATCCGCGTGTGTCGGGCCTCGCCTGGGATTCGACGGCGCTTGCCCGATCGCTGGGCGCGCGGCGGATGCGCGGGCCCGGTGGCCTGTGGACCGATCCGCTCGCCATGGTCCGCGCGCAGGTTCTCCTGGCGGCCCATGCGCAGGGGCTGGACGTGCTCGAAGCCCCGTTCCGCGACCGGCGCGACGATGAAGGCGCCGCCCGCGCCTATTCCGCCGCGCGCGCGGACGGCTTTACCGGGATGCTCGCCATCCATCCCTCGCAGGTCGAGGGGATCAACGCAGCCTTCGCACCGACCTCGGAAGAGATCGCCGAAGCGCGCGAGATCGTGGGCCTGTTCGCGCTCGCACACGAAGGCAGCCAGGTCGCGTTCCGTGGCCGTTTCATCGGGGCGAAGGAACTGGCGAAGGCCAAGGCGCTGCTCGGCGAGGATTGA
- the nadA gene encoding quinolinate synthase NadA: MTAETSLPTGDDLLAEIDRLRKEKNAIILAHYYQSAQIQDLADFVGDSLELSRKAAETDADVIAFCGVKFMADTAKILSPEKIVVLPDMDAGCSLEDSCPPEKFAAFREAHPDHIALTYINCSTEVKALSDIIVTSSSAETIISQIPEDQKIIFGPDRHLGGYMSRKFGRDMLLWPGVCIVHEAFSETELLKLKQQHPDAPIAAHPECPPTIVDHADYVGSTSGILQFAQTFEGDTLIVATEPHIIHQMEKALPEKTFIGAPGADGNCSCNICPYMALNTLEKLYKCLDTLEPRIEIEEGLRLKAKQSLDRMLEMASGTIGKGDLGKV; the protein is encoded by the coding sequence ATGACCGCCGAAACCAGCCTTCCGACCGGTGACGACCTGCTCGCCGAGATCGACCGTCTCCGCAAGGAGAAGAACGCGATCATCCTCGCGCACTACTACCAGAGCGCGCAGATCCAGGACCTTGCCGATTTCGTCGGCGACAGCCTCGAACTGAGCCGCAAGGCGGCCGAGACCGATGCCGATGTGATCGCCTTTTGCGGCGTCAAATTCATGGCCGACACGGCCAAGATCCTGAGCCCCGAAAAGATCGTCGTCCTGCCCGACATGGACGCCGGCTGCAGCCTCGAAGACAGCTGCCCTCCCGAAAAATTCGCCGCGTTCCGGGAAGCGCATCCCGATCACATCGCGCTGACCTACATCAACTGCTCGACCGAGGTGAAGGCGCTCAGCGACATCATCGTCACCTCCTCCAGCGCCGAGACGATCATCAGCCAGATCCCCGAAGACCAAAAGATCATCTTCGGCCCCGACCGGCATCTTGGCGGCTACATGAGCCGCAAATTCGGCCGTGACATGCTGCTCTGGCCGGGCGTGTGCATCGTGCACGAGGCTTTCAGCGAAACCGAGCTCCTGAAGCTGAAACAGCAGCACCCCGACGCCCCGATCGCCGCGCATCCCGAATGTCCGCCGACCATCGTCGATCATGCCGATTACGTCGGCTCGACCAGCGGCATCTTGCAGTTCGCCCAGACCTTCGAAGGCGACACGCTGATCGTGGCGACCGAGCCGCACATCATCCACCAGATGGAAAAGGCGCTGCCCGAAAAGACCTTCATCGGCGCCCCCGGCGCGGACGGCAACTGCAGCTGCAACATCTGCCCCTACATGGCGCTCAACACGCTGGAAAAGCTCTACAAATGCCTCGACACGCTGGAGCCGCGCATCGAGATAGAGGAAGGCCTGCGGTTGAAAGCCAAGCAGAGCCTCGACCGCATGCTGGAAATGGCTAGCGGCACCATCGGCAAGGGCGATCTGGGCAAAGTCTAG
- a CDS encoding DMT family transporter: MGETSTAADKNGFQASAWHFAALIAGNVALALGPWLVRLADTGPVSAGFWRLFLPIPLIAFLAWRGRTPGPLDRRLALLAVVAGVFFALDIASWHVGIEQTRLGNAVLFGNSGSVILMLWGLIALRRAPSIREGAGVLAALAGAAILLGRSLEISTATFIGDLFCLFAGLCYAFYLLPAQKARGVLGQWSVLLLVCLVASPLLLGMAVAAGEPVWPGEAGWTPVLLLALSSQFIGQGLLVYSLKHFPPLIIGMALLTQPAVAATVGWFVFGEMLVPLDVLGMALLAAALLLARTAPPARVPNARPG; the protein is encoded by the coding sequence ATGGGCGAGACAAGCACCGCGGCGGACAAGAATGGCTTTCAGGCCAGCGCCTGGCACTTTGCCGCGCTGATCGCTGGCAATGTCGCGCTGGCGCTCGGGCCCTGGCTGGTGCGGCTTGCCGACACGGGGCCGGTGTCGGCCGGTTTCTGGCGGCTGTTCCTTCCGATCCCGCTGATTGCCTTCCTCGCGTGGCGAGGCCGCACGCCCGGACCGCTCGACAGGCGGCTGGCGCTGCTGGCTGTCGTGGCGGGCGTGTTCTTCGCGCTCGACATCGCCAGCTGGCATGTCGGGATCGAGCAGACGAGGCTCGGCAACGCGGTGCTGTTCGGCAATTCGGGGAGCGTGATCCTGATGCTGTGGGGCCTCATCGCCCTGCGCCGTGCGCCCTCCATCCGCGAAGGCGCGGGCGTGCTCGCCGCGCTTGCCGGAGCAGCGATCCTGCTGGGGCGGAGCTTGGAAATCTCCACCGCGACCTTCATTGGCGATCTCTTCTGCCTCTTCGCCGGGCTCTGCTACGCTTTTTACCTGCTGCCAGCCCAAAAGGCGCGCGGCGTGCTGGGGCAGTGGAGCGTGCTGCTGCTGGTGTGCCTCGTCGCTTCGCCGCTGCTGCTCGGCATGGCAGTCGCGGCGGGCGAGCCGGTGTGGCCGGGTGAGGCGGGCTGGACGCCGGTGCTACTGCTGGCGCTGTCGAGCCAGTTCATCGGGCAAGGGCTACTGGTCTATTCGCTCAAGCACTTCCCGCCGCTGATCATCGGCATGGCCCTGCTGACCCAGCCTGCCGTGGCGGCCACGGTTGGCTGGTTCGTTTTCGGCGAGATGCTGGTGCCATTGGACGTGCTCGGCATGGCGCTCCTGGCCGCGGCGCTGCTGTTGGCGCGCACGGCGCCGCCTGCGCGCGTACCTAACGCTCGACCCGGATAA
- a CDS encoding DUF4230 domain-containing protein, protein MADDLNEPANHTHSKAERSPSLARVQAVPWLIAIVLFALAAWLGWRAFIYKEEGDPVASAMLAFEKQNSLTVFSSRFEVVAESVDRRGVLNIDLLESRQASVIPATVEYRLDLSSMDRDRFDWDEESETLGVVLPALKISRPNLDEGAAKTFTEGTYVSRDASADLARNNSQQAERKAAAFAKNPQVLAMAREAAKEAVRQNLAIPLQVAGYGDVTVEVRFDGEAAPE, encoded by the coding sequence ATGGCAGATGATCTGAACGAACCCGCGAACCACACCCACTCGAAGGCGGAGCGCAGCCCCTCGCTCGCCCGCGTGCAGGCGGTGCCGTGGCTGATCGCCATCGTGCTCTTCGCGCTGGCCGCATGGCTCGGCTGGCGCGCCTTCATCTACAAGGAGGAAGGCGATCCGGTGGCCAGCGCCATGCTGGCTTTCGAAAAGCAGAACTCGCTCACTGTCTTTTCCAGCCGCTTCGAGGTGGTTGCCGAAAGCGTCGATAGGCGCGGGGTGCTGAACATCGATTTGCTCGAAAGCCGCCAGGCCTCGGTCATCCCGGCGACGGTCGAATACCGGCTCGACCTCAGCAGCATGGACCGCGACCGCTTCGATTGGGACGAGGAGAGCGAGACGCTGGGCGTGGTCCTTCCCGCCCTCAAGATCTCGCGCCCCAATCTCGACGAAGGCGCGGCCAAGACCTTTACCGAAGGCACCTATGTCAGCCGCGATGCGAGCGCGGACCTCGCCCGCAACAATTCGCAGCAGGCCGAACGCAAGGCCGCTGCCTTTGCCAAGAACCCGCAAGTGCTCGCCATGGCGCGCGAGGCGGCTAAGGAGGCGGTGCGGCAGAACCTGGCCATCCCGCTGCAGGTGGCGGGGTATGGCGATGTCACCGTCGAGGTGCGGTTCGATGGGGAAGCCGCGCCCGAATAG
- a CDS encoding class I SAM-dependent methyltransferase: MKQRAARLFGQWGVFFKGFLDEPRMVGSIIPSSRFTIRKMLERVKWDECKVFVEYGPGVGTFCQAVLDRLPRDGQLIVIDTNPLYIDYLKKHFRDSRFSAVHGSAADVEAIVKAHGHEHADYVLSGLPFSTLPEGVGPAIADATYRVIRPGGAFLVYQFSAKARDYMARNFERIESGFEPLNVLPCQLFWGWKEPKVPAT, translated from the coding sequence ATGAAGCAGCGCGCGGCGCGGTTGTTCGGCCAGTGGGGCGTCTTCTTCAAGGGCTTCCTCGACGAGCCGCGCATGGTCGGCTCGATCATCCCCTCCTCGCGCTTCACCATCCGCAAAATGCTGGAACGGGTGAAGTGGGACGAATGCAAGGTCTTCGTCGAATACGGGCCGGGCGTCGGCACCTTCTGCCAGGCGGTGCTCGACCGCTTGCCGCGGGACGGGCAGCTGATCGTGATCGACACCAACCCGCTCTATATCGACTATCTCAAGAAGCATTTCCGTGACAGCCGCTTCAGCGCGGTCCACGGCTCGGCCGCCGATGTGGAGGCGATCGTCAAGGCGCATGGCCACGAGCACGCCGATTATGTGCTTTCCGGCCTGCCGTTCTCTACCCTGCCCGAAGGCGTGGGGCCGGCCATCGCCGATGCGACCTATCGCGTGATCCGTCCGGGCGGCGCGTTCCTCGTCTACCAGTTCTCGGCTAAGGCGCGCGATTACATGGCGCGCAATTTCGAGCGGATCGAAAGCGGTTTCGAACCGCTCAACGTCCTGCCCTGCCAGCTCTTCTGGGGCTGGAAGGAACCGAAGGTACCCGCCACCTAG
- a CDS encoding MFS transporter → MADIDPKAAVTAPPPARPKSISRERMVLLFAVMLTTAAGNTAMQSVMPSIGTALDIDDVWISLAYSWSALLWVVCAPIWAERSDRRGRKAMMAVGLVGFIASMALCGVALWMGLVGILGGTAALIAFAIARSLYGGFGSAAPPAVQAYVASRTPRAERTQALSLIASSFGLGTVIGPALAPLMVLPFVGLTGPFIIFALIGFATLMALRLRLPNDEPQFPARGQTYDAPYAGGGSQSSHAEDDEDEEEVEPHKLRWFEPRLRPWVTVGLIGGHAQAMVLGIIGFLVLDRLGLRATPAEGTGPVGLVLMCGAIATLLAQWGLIPRLDLGPRAATLSGITIAGAGVAYLGVADNLHAIALAYAIASLGFGLFRPGSTAGTSLAVTRAEQGQASGITASVAGASFIYAPALGVWLYGHSDWLGFGLIVALCLAVVLYGWRALQRDSTLTRERR, encoded by the coding sequence ATGGCCGATATCGATCCCAAAGCTGCCGTTACGGCACCGCCGCCCGCCCGGCCTAAGAGTATCTCGCGCGAGCGGATGGTGCTGCTGTTCGCGGTGATGCTGACCACGGCGGCAGGCAATACGGCGATGCAGTCGGTCATGCCCTCGATCGGCACAGCGCTCGATATCGACGACGTCTGGATCAGCCTTGCCTACAGCTGGTCGGCGCTGCTCTGGGTGGTGTGCGCACCGATCTGGGCCGAGCGGTCCGACCGGCGCGGGCGCAAGGCGATGATGGCGGTGGGCCTTGTCGGTTTCATCGCCTCGATGGCGCTGTGCGGCGTTGCGCTGTGGATGGGCCTTGTCGGCATACTCGGCGGGACGGCGGCGCTGATCGCCTTTGCCATTGCGCGCAGCCTCTATGGCGGTTTCGGTAGCGCGGCGCCGCCGGCGGTGCAAGCCTATGTCGCCAGCCGCACCCCGCGGGCCGAGCGGACGCAGGCGCTCTCACTGATCGCCTCCAGTTTCGGCCTCGGCACGGTCATCGGCCCGGCGCTGGCGCCGCTCATGGTGCTGCCCTTTGTCGGACTGACCGGACCCTTCATCATCTTCGCGCTGATCGGCTTCGCCACGCTGATGGCGCTGCGCCTGCGCCTGCCCAATGACGAGCCGCAATTCCCCGCACGCGGCCAGACCTACGATGCGCCCTATGCGGGTGGGGGCTCGCAATCTTCCCATGCCGAAGATGACGAGGACGAGGAAGAAGTCGAACCGCACAAGCTGCGCTGGTTCGAACCGCGCCTTCGCCCCTGGGTCACGGTGGGCCTGATCGGAGGGCACGCGCAGGCGATGGTGCTGGGGATCATCGGCTTTCTCGTGCTCGACCGGCTCGGGCTGCGGGCCACCCCGGCCGAGGGCACAGGGCCGGTCGGCCTCGTCCTGATGTGCGGGGCGATCGCCACCCTGCTCGCGCAATGGGGCCTGATCCCGCGGCTCGACCTGGGTCCGCGCGCGGCCACGCTGTCCGGCATCACGATTGCAGGCGCGGGCGTCGCCTATCTGGGCGTGGCCGACAACCTCCACGCCATTGCGCTGGCTTACGCCATCGCCTCTCTGGGCTTTGGCCTGTTCCGCCCCGGCAGCACGGCGGGCACCTCGCTGGCGGTGACGCGGGCGGAACAGGGGCAGGCGTCTGGCATCACGGCGAGCGTTGCGGGCGCGAGCTTCATCTACGCGCCCGCGCTCGGCGTCTGGCTCTATGGCCATTCCGACTGGCTCGGCTTCGGCCTCATTGTGGCGCTGTGCCTTGCCGTCGTGCTCTACGGATGGCGCGCGCTGCAACGCGACAGCACGCTCACCCGCGAACGCCGCTAG
- a CDS encoding DUF2254 family protein gives MRALAATGPLKGIRDWVIHRLVANYWSLPMVAVIAAPLVGAAVLWADRAFAGRWLFEQGITPMVAGDTAQDLAIAIVGINAAFLTLYWSVTLIVLTLATGNLGVRLVDRWLDKGLVRLSMAGLTFCLVFSIIVLMRVDPEAPLSQLPHFALTAMLALELVNIAMLGVAIHDLGRTMFVDRSIAHLGTDAGSVAIPIVEREPFAGEWQVTIPSKREGYIEGIDLAAIAKELGNDQGAVRFCAAPGQHVLEGEPLVRFATANPDEDCIYKAIPIGEFRSSVQSTVYQVRLLVEVAARALSPGINDFYSAIACADQLAAAISGNASLWVEDGKVAAWEEAPRFELPGQDFRGLFGAPLKAFRQAAADYPSVSIRMIDNYARLCALMAEQDCPAGLLRYLRQCAEELRDHAMANAEQEIDRRDIADAFSRFDQPSSSLKSVA, from the coding sequence ATGCGCGCTTTGGCTGCAACGGGGCCACTCAAGGGAATTCGCGACTGGGTGATTCACCGGCTGGTGGCCAATTACTGGTCGCTGCCGATGGTCGCCGTGATCGCCGCGCCGCTGGTTGGCGCGGCTGTGCTGTGGGCTGACCGCGCCTTTGCCGGGCGCTGGCTGTTCGAGCAGGGGATTACCCCCATGGTCGCGGGCGATACGGCGCAGGACCTCGCCATCGCCATCGTCGGCATCAACGCCGCATTCCTCACGCTCTACTGGTCGGTCACGCTGATCGTGCTGACGCTGGCCACGGGCAATCTCGGCGTGCGGCTGGTGGATCGCTGGCTCGACAAGGGGCTGGTGCGCCTGTCGATGGCGGGCCTTACCTTCTGCCTCGTTTTCTCGATCATCGTGCTGATGCGCGTCGATCCCGAGGCTCCGCTATCACAACTGCCGCATTTCGCGCTGACCGCGATGCTCGCCCTCGAACTGGTCAATATCGCCATGCTGGGCGTCGCCATCCACGATCTCGGGCGCACCATGTTCGTCGACCGCTCGATCGCGCATCTCGGCACCGATGCGGGGAGCGTGGCGATCCCGATCGTCGAGAGGGAGCCGTTTGCGGGCGAGTGGCAGGTGACCATCCCCTCCAAACGCGAAGGCTATATCGAAGGCATCGACTTGGCCGCCATCGCGAAGGAGCTGGGCAACGACCAAGGGGCCGTGCGGTTTTGCGCGGCACCCGGTCAACATGTTTTGGAAGGCGAACCGCTGGTGCGATTTGCCACAGCAAACCCGGACGAGGACTGCATCTACAAGGCCATTCCGATCGGCGAATTCCGCTCCTCCGTTCAGTCCACCGTCTATCAGGTGCGCCTGCTGGTTGAGGTCGCCGCGCGGGCGCTTTCGCCCGGCATCAACGATTTTTACTCTGCCATCGCCTGCGCCGACCAGCTCGCCGCCGCCATCTCTGGCAACGCCAGCCTTTGGGTGGAGGACGGGAAGGTCGCCGCCTGGGAGGAAGCGCCGCGCTTCGAACTACCTGGGCAGGACTTTCGCGGCCTCTTCGGCGCCCCGCTCAAGGCTTTCCGGCAGGCGGCAGCCGACTATCCTTCGGTCTCGATCCGCATGATCGACAATTACGCCCGGCTCTGCGCGCTGATGGCGGAGCAGGATTGCCCCGCCGGCCTGCTGCGTTACCTGCGGCAATGCGCTGAGGAATTGCGCGATCACGCCATGGCGAACGCCGAGCAGGAGATCGACCGGCGCGACATCGCCGACGCGTTTTCGCGGTTCGACCAACCATCCTCCAGTCTGAAGAGTGTTGCATGA
- a CDS encoding DUF2254 domain-containing protein — MTARLKAIWLSVNASYWFLPALFSLAALLLASLTIYLDRSGWADFLNDVTWLQPARPDGASNMLTVIAGTMMGVASTVFSITIAAVAYASGNYGPRLLTNFMEDRGNQFSLATFIGTFVYSITVLRTVRAEDERPSNVEDAVASALPGFVPQLSLLVAFGLMLLSVAVLVYFLNHIPSSIRVNTVLKGIGARLLKEIKELFPDENGGTRPHSAPEGTPIFAHDTGYIQAIAFANLERLAKKENGKLKLAVRTGDFVHPEVTIAYWADMDVTADCPDDEVRAGFTLGSMRTPSQDMQFLIDELAEIGLRALSPGINDPFTAVTAVHWLGAATAELARRDLTRSYASEDEEPHLILLEDDFAHFVARGFGAMRSGVATNRIAALVTFDALVDATSTLDDESRRAIIKQEGDLLARQAREHLVGPELEAVEARYQQFLIRVER, encoded by the coding sequence ATGACCGCACGTCTTAAAGCGATCTGGCTGAGCGTGAATGCCAGCTACTGGTTCCTGCCCGCGCTGTTTTCGCTGGCCGCGCTGCTGCTGGCGAGCCTGACGATCTATCTCGACCGCAGCGGCTGGGCCGATTTCCTCAACGACGTCACCTGGCTCCAGCCCGCTCGGCCCGACGGGGCGAGCAATATGCTCACGGTTATTGCGGGGACCATGATGGGTGTTGCCTCGACTGTGTTTTCCATCACCATTGCCGCTGTCGCATATGCCAGCGGGAATTACGGCCCGCGGCTGCTGACCAATTTCATGGAGGATCGCGGCAACCAGTTCAGCCTGGCGACCTTCATCGGCACTTTCGTCTATTCGATTACCGTCCTGCGCACCGTGCGCGCCGAGGACGAGCGCCCGTCGAATGTCGAGGATGCGGTCGCCTCGGCCCTTCCCGGTTTCGTGCCGCAACTGTCCCTGCTGGTCGCCTTCGGGCTGATGCTGCTGAGCGTGGCGGTGCTGGTCTATTTCCTCAACCACATCCCCTCCTCGATCCGGGTGAACACCGTGCTCAAGGGCATCGGCGCTCGCCTGCTCAAGGAGATCAAGGAGCTGTTCCCGGACGAGAACGGCGGCACGCGCCCCCATTCCGCGCCGGAAGGCACGCCGATCTTCGCGCACGATACGGGCTACATCCAGGCAATCGCCTTCGCCAATCTGGAGCGACTTGCGAAGAAAGAAAACGGGAAGCTGAAGCTGGCCGTGCGGACCGGCGATTTCGTCCATCCCGAAGTCACCATAGCTTACTGGGCCGACATGGACGTAACCGCGGATTGCCCCGACGACGAGGTACGTGCCGGATTCACACTCGGCAGCATGCGCACGCCGAGCCAGGACATGCAGTTCCTGATCGACGAACTGGCGGAGATCGGCCTGCGCGCCCTGTCGCCCGGCATCAACGATCCCTTCACCGCCGTCACCGCCGTTCACTGGCTGGGCGCCGCGACAGCCGAGCTTGCGCGGCGGGATCTGACGCGCAGCTATGCCAGCGAGGACGAGGAGCCGCATCTCATCCTGCTCGAAGATGATTTCGCGCATTTCGTCGCGCGAGGTTTCGGTGCGATGCGCAGCGGGGTGGCGACCAACCGGATTGCCGCGCTGGTGACATTCGATGCGCTGGTCGACGCGACCTCAACACTGGATGACGAGAGCCGCCGCGCCATCATCAAGCAAGAAGGCGACCTCTTGGCCCGCCAAGCGCGCGAACATCTCGTCGGCCCCGAACTCGAAGCCGTCGAAGCGCGCTACCAGCAGTTCCTTATCCGGGTCGAGCGTTAG